One genomic segment of Drosophila melanogaster chromosome 3R includes these proteins:
- the CG14598 gene encoding uncharacterized protein, which yields MSLKYLLIACAVLIGLCGADVSEIKAVKVDLPFNDLLPPLLDEVSTTTTTTTTTTTTTTTTTEKPATTLATKPTKKSYYQKPAQLAKEDKLKTIVIKQDVSQLPLDLLPPFEDEVKPAEDKLRPVVNTTPKPVVRISQPSVLKVTPKAVPKVTPPPAPRPQYSVQPALASRPQYSVHPAPQAIHPQPTRASGFGSGFQSRFSNYFLTSTPRPRRGPLPTITPFPRFVRL from the exons ATGTCACTGAAATAC TTACTCATTGCTTGTGCAGTGCTGATCGGATTGTGTGGAGCTGATGTGTCAGAAATAAAGGCGGTTAAAGTGGATCTGCCTTTCAATGACTTGCTACCACCGCTGCTGGATGAAGTGAGCACCacgacgacaacgacgacgacaacgacaaccACAACGACGACCACAACGGAGAAGCCAGCCACAACGCTGGCCACAAAGCCAACCAAGAAATCGTACTACCAGAAGCCAGCTCAGCTGGCAAAGGAGGATAAGTTGAAGACCATTGTCATCAAGCAGGATGTTTCACAGCTCCCTTTGGATCTACTGCCACCTTTCGAAGACGAGGTCAAGCCGGCGGAGGACAAGCTGCGGCCAGTGGTTAATACTACGCCAAAACCCGTGGTTAGGATCTCTCAGCCGTCTGTGCTCAAGGTCACTCCAAAGGCTGTTCCCAAGGTCACCCCGCCGCCTGCTCCACGTCCGCAGTACTCTGTTCAACCAGCCCTAGCATCCCGCCCACAATACTCCGTTCATCCTGCTCCTCAAGCGATACACCCTCAGCCCACCCGTGCTTCTGGTTTCGGAAGTGGATTCCAGTCCCGTTTCTCAAACTACTTCCTCACCAGTACCCCTCGACCCAGACGCGGTCCCCTGCCCACTATCACCCCTTTTCCACGCTTCGTCAGACTGTAG